A genomic stretch from Sphingobacterium sp. ML3W includes:
- a CDS encoding nicotinate phosphoribosyltransferase gives MFRAMSKNPILWTDGYKLCHKDQYPAHTEWVYETWTPRMSRIAGISHVAFFGLQGALVEISNSFDEYFFTQPEDAVVAQYEEAIREVFAVTNSNFASTHQSQHIRNLHRLGYLPIKVKALKEGSLVPIGVPMFTIENTHPDFFWLPGYLETQLSAYIWSPMTAATIADQYKRLLTGFAEKTGDVNKVFTQAGDFSMRGMGSPETAYRTAGGHLLSFGVSATLSVREYLKTYYYATGDVMMYTPSTEHSVMCSYGEQEVEAFRHLITEVYPSGNISIVSDTYDLWHVVDHVLPQLKDLIMRREGKVVIRPDSGDPVKIICGDPEADQETVQKGIVERLFELFGGTVNAKGFKELDPHIGVVYGDSITVERATKICEGLMAKGFASTNTILGIGSYTYQYVTRDTFGFALKGTAEIVDGQFKAIQKRPATDTGNFKKSQKGMVAVVFENNDFRLIDDLNPTTIEQLNDSNLLKECFVDGTFLSTASFKEIRNRLQTESIRVYGK, from the coding sequence ATGTTTAGAGCAATGAGCAAAAATCCGATTCTCTGGACGGACGGTTACAAATTGTGTCACAAGGATCAATATCCGGCACATACAGAATGGGTATACGAGACCTGGACTCCCCGGATGTCCCGGATTGCAGGAATAAGCCATGTTGCCTTCTTTGGATTGCAGGGTGCTCTGGTGGAGATCAGTAATTCTTTCGATGAATATTTTTTTACCCAACCTGAAGATGCAGTTGTCGCGCAGTATGAAGAAGCCATTCGTGAAGTATTCGCGGTGACAAATAGCAATTTTGCCAGCACACATCAGTCACAACATATACGCAATTTACATCGTTTGGGTTATCTTCCGATTAAGGTGAAAGCCTTGAAAGAGGGGAGTCTTGTGCCAATAGGGGTACCTATGTTTACGATCGAGAATACCCATCCAGATTTCTTCTGGTTGCCAGGTTATCTTGAAACGCAACTCTCCGCTTATATTTGGTCACCAATGACCGCCGCGACTATCGCCGATCAATACAAGAGATTGTTGACAGGTTTTGCTGAAAAAACGGGCGATGTCAATAAAGTATTCACCCAAGCTGGAGACTTCTCTATGCGCGGTATGGGATCGCCTGAAACGGCTTATCGCACTGCCGGCGGGCATTTACTAAGCTTCGGCGTTTCCGCAACACTCTCAGTTCGGGAATACCTAAAGACCTATTACTACGCCACAGGTGATGTCATGATGTACACGCCTTCAACAGAGCATAGTGTGATGTGTTCTTACGGTGAACAGGAGGTTGAAGCTTTTCGGCATTTGATTACAGAGGTTTATCCCAGCGGAAACATTTCTATTGTGTCCGATACCTATGACCTATGGCATGTTGTGGATCATGTATTGCCACAACTGAAAGATTTGATCATGAGACGGGAAGGTAAAGTTGTCATTCGGCCGGATAGTGGCGATCCTGTTAAGATTATTTGTGGTGATCCGGAGGCTGACCAGGAAACAGTTCAAAAAGGGATTGTCGAACGTTTATTTGAACTCTTTGGCGGGACGGTCAATGCGAAAGGCTTCAAAGAACTTGATCCACATATTGGCGTTGTGTATGGCGATTCCATCACCGTGGAACGGGCAACTAAGATCTGTGAAGGTTTGATGGCGAAAGGTTTTGCCTCGACCAACACAATACTTGGAATAGGATCCTATACCTATCAGTATGTTACAAGAGATACCTTTGGCTTCGCTTTAAAGGGAACGGCCGAAATTGTTGACGGTCAGTTTAAAGCTATTCAAAAAAGACCGGCCACAGACACCGGTAATTTTAAAAAATCCCAAAAGGGCATGGTTGCCGTTGTATTTGAGAACAATGATTTTCGCTTGATAGACGATCTCAATCCAACGACCATCGAACAATTGAATGATAGCAATTTGCTCAAAGAATGTTTTGTGGATGGGACCTTTCTCAGCACGGCTAGTTTTAAGGAAATAAGAAATAGATTACAAACAGAATCAATAAGAGTATATGGAAAATAA
- the nadE gene encoding NAD(+) synthase has product MENNLRKPFFINDENVEQYAQQMASWIAGQVNAANRQGLVLGMSGGIDCSVVACLCHLAKVDVHLVMMPYGSDMNNSKSHAHGMELIEKFDFPYHIFDIKPAVDALTINNEAYIAASSESNRVLSLANIRPRVRMTYLYQFAQLGSRFVIGTGNMAEATVGYFTKWGDGAYDLNPLAMVTKQEVYTLAKYLGVPESIQYKSPSAGLWEGQTDEEELGMSYAQIDGFILTGTSGDSTIDELIRRRQQQSAHKFAAIPTFKG; this is encoded by the coding sequence ATGGAAAATAACCTTAGAAAACCGTTTTTCATCAATGATGAAAACGTTGAACAGTATGCACAACAAATGGCATCATGGATTGCGGGACAAGTGAATGCAGCAAATCGTCAAGGTTTGGTGCTTGGTATGAGCGGCGGGATTGACTGTAGCGTGGTTGCTTGCCTATGCCATTTAGCGAAAGTAGATGTCCATTTAGTCATGATGCCCTATGGTAGCGATATGAACAATAGCAAGAGTCATGCACATGGGATGGAGCTTATTGAAAAATTTGATTTCCCGTACCATATCTTTGATATCAAGCCAGCGGTGGATGCGTTGACCATCAATAACGAAGCCTATATTGCAGCTTCAAGCGAATCCAACCGTGTCCTGAGTTTAGCCAATATCCGGCCCCGGGTCCGCATGACTTACCTCTATCAATTTGCACAATTGGGAAGCCGTTTTGTGATCGGTACCGGCAATATGGCCGAAGCGACCGTAGGTTACTTTACCAAATGGGGAGATGGCGCTTATGATCTTAATCCCTTGGCCATGGTGACCAAGCAGGAAGTATATACACTGGCAAAATACCTAGGTGTCCCCGAATCCATTCAATATAAGAGTCCTTCAGCAGGTCTATGGGAAGGACAGACAGATGAAGAAGAATTGGGCATGAGCTATGCACAGATTGACGGATTTATTCTGACCGGAACATCCGGCGATTCAACGATAGATGAACTGATCCGTAGACGTCAACAACAGTCTGCTCATAAGTTTGCTGCGATTCCAACTTTCAAAGGCTAG
- a CDS encoding NUDIX domain-containing protein has product MVSTPKTYNYEYPRPAVTVDCVIFGFEKNQLKLLLTKRAIEPYLGKWAFPGGFIQEDETADECALRKLSEEAGLGDIFLEQLYTFSDLYRDPRGRVISIAYYALVKPNEYILEAGLDIDAVQWFSLEEVADLAFDHQQILSVAVERLKGKIRYQPLGFELLPPQFTLPDLHKLYETILQRSIDRGNFRKKILSMDLLIDHSDMQKDRHARAAKIYSFDKEKYEELKETGFYFEI; this is encoded by the coding sequence ATGGTCAGTACTCCAAAAACATATAACTACGAATACCCCAGGCCCGCAGTTACAGTCGATTGTGTGATCTTTGGTTTTGAAAAAAATCAGCTTAAACTGTTATTAACCAAACGGGCGATAGAACCTTACTTAGGGAAATGGGCATTTCCCGGGGGCTTTATTCAGGAGGATGAAACTGCGGATGAATGTGCACTACGTAAACTGTCCGAAGAAGCTGGGCTCGGGGATATCTTTCTTGAGCAGCTCTATACCTTTTCGGATTTATACCGTGATCCCCGGGGCCGAGTCATCAGTATTGCCTATTATGCCTTAGTTAAACCTAACGAATATATCCTGGAGGCCGGACTTGATATCGATGCGGTGCAATGGTTTAGTTTGGAGGAGGTAGCTGATTTGGCTTTCGATCATCAACAGATCTTATCTGTTGCGGTCGAACGCTTGAAAGGTAAAATCCGTTACCAGCCCCTCGGATTTGAACTGCTGCCACCACAGTTTACCTTGCCTGACCTGCACAAATTGTATGAAACAATTCTGCAGCGTTCGATAGATCGTGGTAATTTTCGCAAAAAGATACTGAGCATGGATCTGTTGATCGACCATAGCGACATGCAAAAGGATAGACATGCCAGAGCAGCAAAAATCTATAGTTTTGATAAAGAAAAATACGAAGAACTCAAAGAAACAGGATTTTACTTCGAAATATGA
- a CDS encoding tetratricopeptide repeat protein, giving the protein MAHRIYIYNVNPKTKETFEAHLAEWNYEIPALMFPLFSSGIRSQGTQLYANKEDGIARLRYFYALLADVYQLHYKKKYAEPVNKMFEFLESLPFDTFQIDGRDVFNMNVEKHTEQASDWVDEIRTTGALYTQAFEKQSLDPLQKILQLSGYDTFLEMLETDWINYGLGLWEEHAFKQEGTEVFEENGKQGLKDALGNILVAAKYDEIFEFNEAGIAVVELDHLFGYINERGEEIVSCQYVEAFDARVIDDVNYAEVEIEGKRGVLNIANKQLSLPAVYDDLDWFAQVFLNAKQGDNYFLFAADGTQVITESADEPFGYDYSKLFYKRQKGTMKRKYFRMDGHYLGSFLEDSLQALPNAYFWIKPNKLQRKISIIKPNGTVLDEEIDRIIVLDDYRSIAYLKNKQWQIYSLAYDLFRLVDRSIDKILVDSIKNFRKDVFVVACAKGQGIYEAYLDQWLLEPDPAYLKIEYCYMDFMRIQQSEGMRYFDTKVNFCSELYDYVSAPIHDPHPERSEGEFLLLFKGERLFYVDLKRNVAEFPETAFGRLYAEKYNLQGADQSYFVQFYQAWTKRKGAGYESYLDNETLYEKARKLNWAGKITEAIPLLTIGASRGSADCQYLLGNIYCDTDHEDFLDIPKAIGFYKQAIAQDHAQAWTNLGFIYATGLGLPPDIPKALEAYQKAAALGESQAMSNLGNWYYEGEHLEQDFVQALHYFKQAEKDGINNDAQVAEIYYQQKDYANLLRYLKKDKDGQYAAIYYGILYEEGWGVKQSMVKALRYYEQANENAAYAYAVNRLLYYYKNGTFADSAKYNFWLDFAKNNAVDIEE; this is encoded by the coding sequence ATGGCGCATCGCATTTATATATATAACGTAAATCCTAAAACAAAAGAAACATTTGAAGCACATCTGGCCGAATGGAATTATGAAATTCCTGCCCTGATGTTCCCGCTATTTTCTTCGGGTATCCGTTCCCAAGGAACACAGCTCTATGCCAATAAGGAGGACGGTATTGCACGGTTACGGTATTTTTATGCGCTGCTTGCTGATGTTTATCAATTGCATTACAAAAAGAAGTATGCTGAACCGGTCAACAAGATGTTTGAATTTCTGGAAAGTTTGCCATTCGATACCTTTCAAATCGATGGACGGGATGTCTTCAATATGAATGTAGAAAAACATACAGAACAGGCAAGTGACTGGGTTGATGAGATCAGGACGACGGGAGCATTATATACACAGGCCTTTGAGAAGCAGAGTTTGGATCCTCTTCAGAAGATCTTGCAATTATCAGGCTATGACACTTTTCTGGAAATGCTCGAGACAGACTGGATTAACTATGGTTTGGGCTTGTGGGAAGAACATGCTTTTAAGCAGGAGGGAACCGAAGTCTTTGAAGAAAATGGAAAACAAGGATTAAAGGATGCTCTTGGAAATATTCTGGTCGCTGCGAAATATGATGAGATATTTGAGTTCAATGAAGCGGGGATTGCTGTGGTTGAACTGGATCATCTATTTGGGTACATCAATGAGCGGGGAGAGGAGATCGTATCCTGTCAATACGTTGAGGCATTTGACGCGCGTGTTATCGATGATGTTAATTATGCTGAGGTTGAAATAGAAGGGAAACGTGGTGTATTGAATATTGCAAATAAACAACTTTCATTACCTGCTGTCTATGATGATTTGGACTGGTTTGCCCAGGTTTTTTTGAATGCAAAACAAGGAGATAACTATTTTCTTTTTGCTGCTGATGGAACACAGGTTATTACCGAATCGGCGGATGAACCTTTTGGATACGATTACAGTAAGCTTTTTTATAAGCGGCAAAAAGGTACCATGAAGCGGAAATACTTTCGTATGGATGGTCACTATTTGGGCAGTTTTCTGGAAGATAGCCTACAAGCTCTTCCCAACGCCTATTTTTGGATCAAACCCAATAAGTTGCAGCGAAAGATTTCAATCATCAAACCTAATGGCACTGTGCTTGATGAAGAGATTGATCGTATCATCGTCCTGGATGATTATCGCAGTATCGCTTACCTGAAAAATAAACAATGGCAGATTTACTCACTCGCGTATGATCTATTCCGTTTAGTCGATCGATCTATTGATAAAATCTTGGTCGATAGCATTAAAAACTTTCGAAAAGATGTCTTTGTTGTCGCCTGTGCCAAAGGGCAGGGGATATATGAAGCCTATCTTGATCAATGGCTACTCGAACCTGATCCGGCTTATCTAAAAATCGAATATTGCTATATGGACTTTATGCGTATCCAGCAATCCGAAGGAATGCGCTATTTTGATACAAAAGTAAATTTCTGTAGCGAACTTTACGATTATGTCAGTGCGCCGATTCATGATCCACATCCGGAACGAAGCGAAGGTGAATTCTTACTCTTATTTAAAGGAGAAAGGCTGTTTTATGTAGATCTAAAACGAAATGTCGCTGAATTTCCTGAAACAGCATTTGGCCGTTTGTATGCCGAAAAATATAATTTGCAGGGAGCAGACCAGAGCTACTTTGTACAATTTTATCAAGCATGGACAAAACGAAAGGGGGCGGGCTACGAATCTTATCTTGATAACGAGACGCTATACGAAAAAGCGCGGAAACTAAATTGGGCCGGTAAAATAACAGAGGCTATACCTTTGTTGACTATCGGTGCCTCCCGAGGTAGCGCTGACTGCCAATACCTTCTTGGCAATATCTATTGTGATACAGATCATGAAGACTTTCTGGATATTCCTAAAGCGATCGGCTTCTACAAGCAGGCTATAGCACAGGATCATGCGCAAGCTTGGACGAACTTAGGGTTCATATATGCTACGGGCCTCGGCCTGCCCCCTGATATTCCCAAAGCCTTGGAAGCCTATCAAAAAGCCGCGGCATTGGGAGAATCACAGGCGATGAGCAATCTTGGCAATTGGTATTATGAAGGGGAACATCTGGAACAGGATTTTGTGCAGGCCTTACACTATTTTAAACAGGCTGAAAAAGACGGTATCAATAACGATGCGCAGGTAGCCGAAATTTATTACCAACAGAAAGATTACGCCAATTTATTACGCTATCTTAAAAAGGATAAAGACGGACAATATGCCGCGATTTATTATGGTATTTTGTATGAAGAAGGTTGGGGCGTAAAACAGAGTATGGTGAAGGCACTGCGTTACTATGAACAAGCTAACGAAAACGCTGCCTATGCTTATGCCGTCAATCGTCTCTTGTATTACTATAAAAATGGAACGTTTGCAGATTCCGCTAAATACAACTTTTGGTTGGATTTTGCCAAAAACAATGCAGTTGATATTGAAGAATAA
- a CDS encoding SEL1-like repeat protein, with amino-acid sequence MAHRIYIYNTDKKDQEYFHAYLGEWNYVIPDLLLPLFAANPKAKGTLVYAEKEAGILKLRKFYDLLMQEYNLISNAAVLLTIEKMFDFLHGLPFEYFQINARDVFNMSEVKHSQQAKDFAFEIHEKNLYYEKAIERHSLSELYPILSRSGYDSFLAMLQAEWSNYGLGWWNREAIDSLDNQFFEENGCWGIRNAKGEVKVEPCYDEIGDFDYNGFAVVEKEGLFGYINRKGEETIPCMYASAEPVQSGRGKIVGKVSLAGKYGLVDVETGATIIPLNYAVLDDFAYGFYQGQQDGKYDIIDAEGKGLNTTGSDEPFEIDYEGFIYQPIANSKLRKYYSNQGVLLGEYPEGVLNELLFDFYAVNLNNKKKKSVHAADGSLLVKDVAVLNAMNGLSALYYLTAGKYFLYDLASRDFLLQDLTIKSIQGGADFGNGAYNCYIIETESERGIYHTDTKSWLLPLSAHYATISYALMDYFILQDQVGGYYYYDTDSKELSESFDFICGSVRHYQDLMMLRGDRLFNKGYEGLEEVPQDQYGYYIKVLDKLEGKELEVFDHFFTKWKSDRGLDFESAYDSYTLYHMAMDCCRNGDVENAIRYFTFSADQDNESSMYELGNIYTDTDNENKRFLDLKKGIAYYERSAGKGYAASWNSIGYLYQHGIGYTSDLKKAFEAYTKAADLGDGYALSNLGYFYFSGTYVEEDLEKALDYYKKAELKLVENNRNIASIYYSLDDYDRLLVYLKKDKADSYSNIYYGLMYDAGLKFKKDSKKAIHYFERANHYSVYESATESLLGYYKNDPNFMDQEKHAYWSDFARQHELDIEPELLIWADEKSGGVDAQDEPKGNSSSSFFSKLFKKKK; translated from the coding sequence ATGGCACATCGAATTTATATTTATAACACAGATAAAAAAGATCAGGAGTATTTCCATGCTTATTTGGGTGAATGGAACTATGTTATTCCAGATTTGTTGCTGCCCTTGTTTGCCGCAAATCCAAAAGCGAAAGGTACCTTGGTATATGCTGAAAAAGAAGCGGGTATTTTAAAATTAAGGAAATTCTACGATCTGCTTATGCAGGAGTATAACTTGATATCCAATGCTGCTGTCCTGTTGACTATCGAAAAAATGTTCGATTTTCTGCATGGACTTCCATTTGAATACTTCCAGATCAATGCGCGTGATGTTTTTAATATGTCTGAGGTTAAACATAGCCAACAAGCAAAGGATTTTGCATTTGAAATTCATGAGAAGAACCTGTATTACGAAAAAGCAATAGAGAGGCATTCGTTATCAGAGCTTTATCCTATTTTGAGCCGCTCAGGTTATGATTCCTTTTTAGCGATGTTACAAGCTGAGTGGAGCAACTATGGATTGGGCTGGTGGAATAGGGAGGCGATTGATAGCCTTGATAACCAGTTTTTTGAAGAAAACGGATGTTGGGGGATCCGGAATGCGAAGGGTGAGGTGAAAGTCGAACCCTGCTATGACGAGATCGGAGACTTTGATTATAATGGCTTTGCAGTTGTTGAGAAAGAAGGCTTGTTTGGCTATATAAATAGAAAGGGCGAAGAGACCATCCCTTGTATGTATGCCTCTGCAGAGCCTGTACAGAGCGGCCGTGGTAAGATTGTAGGAAAAGTGAGTTTAGCGGGCAAATATGGCTTGGTGGACGTGGAGACTGGAGCTACAATTATTCCCTTGAACTATGCGGTTTTGGACGATTTTGCTTATGGATTCTACCAGGGACAGCAGGATGGAAAATATGACATTATCGATGCTGAAGGTAAGGGCTTGAATACGACGGGTTCTGATGAGCCTTTTGAAATAGACTACGAGGGCTTTATTTATCAACCAATAGCGAACAGCAAACTACGTAAATATTATTCCAATCAGGGTGTTCTATTGGGCGAATATCCAGAAGGAGTTTTGAACGAATTGTTGTTTGATTTTTATGCGGTTAATTTAAACAATAAAAAAAAGAAATCAGTCCACGCAGCAGACGGTTCCCTTTTGGTAAAAGATGTGGCTGTGCTAAATGCCATGAATGGGCTCAGTGCATTGTATTACCTTACAGCGGGCAAATATTTTCTGTATGACCTCGCCAGTCGGGATTTTCTTCTGCAAGATCTGACGATTAAATCTATACAAGGAGGTGCAGATTTTGGTAATGGTGCCTATAATTGTTATATCATTGAAACCGAATCGGAAAGAGGAATCTATCACACAGACACTAAAAGCTGGCTGCTTCCATTGTCAGCACATTATGCCACAATCAGCTATGCGCTGATGGACTATTTTATCCTGCAAGATCAGGTGGGCGGGTATTATTACTACGATACTGATAGCAAAGAACTAAGTGAATCCTTCGATTTTATCTGTGGTAGTGTAAGACATTATCAAGATCTAATGATGTTGCGCGGCGACAGACTGTTCAATAAAGGATATGAAGGATTGGAAGAGGTGCCCCAAGATCAGTATGGATATTATATCAAGGTATTGGACAAGCTGGAAGGAAAGGAACTTGAGGTTTTTGACCATTTTTTCACCAAGTGGAAATCGGATCGGGGCTTAGATTTTGAATCTGCCTATGATAGTTATACATTGTATCACATGGCCATGGATTGCTGTAGAAATGGAGACGTCGAAAATGCTATCCGTTACTTTACATTTTCAGCTGATCAGGACAATGAAAGCAGTATGTATGAACTTGGTAATATCTATACGGATACCGATAATGAAAATAAGCGTTTTCTGGACCTGAAAAAAGGAATTGCATACTATGAGCGGTCCGCCGGAAAGGGGTATGCAGCTTCTTGGAATAGCATTGGTTATCTTTACCAGCATGGAATAGGCTATACATCGGATCTGAAAAAAGCTTTTGAGGCCTATACCAAAGCGGCTGATCTTGGGGATGGCTATGCATTATCCAATCTGGGTTATTTCTATTTTAGTGGGACCTATGTGGAAGAAGATCTTGAAAAAGCATTGGATTACTACAAAAAAGCGGAATTGAAACTGGTTGAAAATAATCGCAATATTGCCTCGATTTATTATAGTTTAGATGACTATGACCGTCTACTTGTTTATCTGAAGAAAGATAAAGCGGATAGCTATTCCAATATTTATTACGGTTTGATGTATGATGCGGGTTTAAAATTTAAAAAGGACAGTAAAAAAGCCATTCATTATTTTGAGCGGGCAAATCATTATAGTGTCTATGAGTCTGCTACAGAAAGCTTATTGGGTTACTATAAAAATGATCCCAATTTTATGGATCAGGAAAAACACGCCTATTGGTCGGACTTTGCCCGACAACACGAATTGGATATTGAACCCGAATTGTTGATTTGGGCGGACGAGAAAAGTGGAGGAGTAGATGCACAGGACGAACCTAAAGGAAATAGTAGTTCATCATTTTTTAGTAAACTGTTTAAAAAGAAAAAATAA
- a CDS encoding YfiT family bacillithiol transferase, which produces MQHELEKLRYPIGRFAVPDHIDKQLLNDWIKTIADFPARLTSEVSDLPDIALEKRYRPDGWTIRQVVHHCADSHMNSFVRFKLALTEDDPTIKLYEENLWAELPDAKHNPIESSLKLLEGLHQRWEILLKSLSDEQLERAFIHPVTKRYISLKINIGLYAWHCNHHLMHIVNAKNRSV; this is translated from the coding sequence ATGCAACATGAATTAGAAAAACTTCGGTATCCCATAGGTCGCTTTGCCGTACCAGATCATATTGACAAGCAATTACTGAATGATTGGATAAAAACAATCGCAGATTTCCCCGCACGACTCACATCGGAAGTCAGCGACCTGCCAGATATCGCTTTGGAGAAACGATATCGTCCAGACGGCTGGACCATCAGACAGGTGGTGCATCACTGTGCTGATAGCCACATGAATAGTTTTGTCCGTTTTAAGTTAGCCCTGACAGAAGATGACCCAACGATAAAACTCTATGAAGAAAACCTTTGGGCCGAACTTCCAGATGCAAAACACAATCCAATTGAAAGCTCTCTTAAACTATTAGAAGGATTGCATCAACGCTGGGAAATCCTGCTCAAGAGCCTGAGTGACGAGCAACTTGAACGAGCCTTTATTCATCCGGTTACCAAACGGTATATTTCCCTTAAAATAAATATAGGTCTATATGCCTGGCATTGTAATCACCATTTGATGCATATTGTCAACGCAAAAAATAGATCGGTCTAA
- a CDS encoding DUF2625 domain-containing protein, translating into MKSLNELINPTDSGWSLVEEWMKEANNSYEVLPRNPKRADEELLRAQITTKSPMGAIIHQTGGILIDGGWLRILGSGSAKLNRGIMEWNKGKSFDKEGEKGGFLLIADDVLGGYFAINAGALGESIGQVYYFAQDTLQWESLECGYSDFIYWTLKGDIRQFYETFKWKEWVEDIQKLDGNQVFSFYPFLWTAEARDLRKVDRKIVSIDENYHFTMEFAGGR; encoded by the coding sequence ATGAAGAGTTTAAATGAGTTGATTAATCCGACAGATTCAGGATGGAGTCTGGTCGAAGAATGGATGAAGGAAGCAAACAATTCTTATGAGGTACTGCCCAGAAATCCAAAACGTGCAGATGAAGAGTTACTACGAGCTCAAATTACCACAAAATCACCAATGGGTGCTATTATTCATCAAACCGGTGGAATACTCATCGATGGTGGATGGCTCCGAATCCTAGGCTCGGGTTCTGCTAAATTAAATCGAGGTATTATGGAGTGGAACAAAGGGAAGAGCTTTGACAAAGAAGGAGAGAAAGGTGGTTTTTTGTTAATTGCCGATGATGTTTTGGGGGGCTATTTTGCGATTAATGCTGGAGCTTTGGGCGAGAGCATAGGACAGGTCTATTATTTTGCACAGGATACCTTGCAATGGGAAAGTTTGGAGTGCGGCTATTCTGATTTTATTTATTGGACATTGAAGGGTGACATCCGTCAATTTTATGAAACATTTAAATGGAAGGAATGGGTTGAAGATATACAAAAATTGGATGGAAATCAGGTGTTTTCATTTTACCCTTTTCTATGGACAGCAGAAGCGCGTGATCTGCGCAAGGTTGATAGAAAGATAGTTTCTATTGACGAAAACTACCATTTCACGATGGAGTTTGCGGGTGGAAGATAA
- a CDS encoding NYN domain-containing protein, translating into MAEHGDLQIAILIDADNVSYRKIEEILNEVKRYGIPTIKRIYGDWTNPYVEKWKDKLLTHAITPIQQYSYTQGKNSTDSALIIDAMDILHSDRVDGFCIVSSDSDFTRLATRLRESGKLVIGIGEKKTPKPFIASCDKFIYVEIFEKNPKKESNTKKKQQNQPKPAPVDNPTSIAVLDEETLELLKDTVDDTADENGWAFLGEIGSLFNKRKPDFDARNYGYDKMSHLFKAYTEDFEIEERNTDKSRIKHYYIRNIIKRPLSAVVPSPTAEDKKTVSTTDAKSQEVSTKPANQNARKKGRQNKKPQDTVATENPPKEVAAVQQKDEQQVVENIAQNDSPNRMLFPAAGNKITADDAKKSQIRITKDFKPLFPAKSQKLRIVIDSNEYECNFTYRGRGFHVLKLGKEAATLIGLAEGIQLEITKLNEQTYTLQNQSR; encoded by the coding sequence ATGGCAGAGCATGGGGATTTACAAATCGCAATATTAATCGATGCGGATAATGTTTCTTATCGAAAGATCGAAGAGATTCTGAATGAAGTCAAACGCTATGGTATCCCGACGATCAAACGGATCTACGGTGACTGGACCAATCCTTATGTCGAAAAATGGAAGGACAAACTCCTCACCCATGCGATAACCCCCATCCAGCAGTACAGCTATACCCAAGGTAAAAACTCCACCGACTCAGCTCTTATTATCGACGCGATGGACATCCTGCATTCCGACAGGGTTGATGGCTTCTGTATTGTATCGAGTGACAGCGATTTTACAAGATTGGCAACCCGTCTAAGAGAATCGGGCAAGTTGGTTATCGGTATTGGAGAGAAAAAAACGCCGAAGCCTTTCATTGCCTCTTGCGACAAATTTATTTATGTTGAAATCTTTGAAAAGAATCCAAAGAAGGAATCTAATACAAAGAAAAAACAGCAAAATCAACCCAAACCGGCACCTGTTGACAATCCAACCAGCATAGCAGTGCTTGACGAAGAGACACTGGAATTATTAAAAGACACTGTTGATGACACCGCAGATGAAAATGGATGGGCATTTTTAGGGGAAATTGGCAGTCTTTTCAATAAAAGAAAACCAGATTTTGATGCGCGAAATTATGGTTACGATAAGATGTCCCACCTTTTTAAAGCCTATACAGAAGATTTTGAAATTGAAGAACGTAATACGGACAAATCGAGAATAAAACATTATTACATTCGAAATATTATCAAGCGACCTTTATCTGCCGTCGTCCCTTCACCAACAGCTGAAGACAAAAAAACAGTATCAACCACTGATGCAAAATCGCAGGAAGTTTCGACAAAACCTGCGAATCAAAATGCACGAAAAAAAGGCCGCCAAAATAAAAAGCCTCAAGATACAGTGGCAACGGAAAATCCTCCGAAAGAGGTTGCAGCAGTTCAACAGAAAGATGAACAACAAGTAGTTGAAAACATAGCTCAAAATGATTCTCCCAATCGTATGTTATTTCCAGCAGCAGGAAATAAAATTACAGCGGATGATGCAAAAAAATCGCAAATCAGAATTACCAAAGATTTTAAGCCTTTATTTCCTGCAAAATCACAAAAGCTCCGGATCGTTATTGATTCCAATGAGTATGAATGCAATTTCACTTACCGTGGCCGTGGATTCCATGTCCTTAAACTGGGCAAAGAGGCCGCAACCCTAATTGGGCTAGCAGAAGGTATCCAGCTAGAAATTACGAAACTCAACGAGCAGACCTATACACTCCAAAATCAATCCCGCTAA